The Gammaproteobacteria bacterium genome has a segment encoding these proteins:
- a CDS encoding DEAD/DEAH box helicase → MTLPDFHPAVAAWFRERFAAPTPVQQRAWPAIRGGQHALLAAPTGSGKTLAAFLAAIDALVCEAEAGRLADEVRVLYVSPLKALSNDIRRNLEEPLAGIQQRVLRPLGIRAAVRTGDTPASERARMRREPPHILVTTPESLYILLTAESGRKMLGSVRTVIVDELHALADNKRGAHLMLSLERLESLCATAPLRVGISATQKPISRMAEFLLGSRPGHCEIVDAGFVRERDLAIELPGSALAPVMAGEVWAEIYDRLADLVRAHRSTLIFVNTRRLAERVARHLAERLEPGTVTAHHGSLAREHRLEAEEKLKTGRLRALVATASLELGIDIGDVDLACQIGSPRAIATFLQRVGRSGHGVGALPKGRLFPLSRDDLVECTALLDAVRREELDAIHLQGAALDVLAQQIVAEVACREWQVEDLFGLVRRAAPYRELSRETFGQVVQMLADGFTTRRGRHSLHLHYDAVNGRLRGRPGARLTAITNGGAIPDQFDYDVVLLPAELPIGTLNEDFAFESLPGDIFQLGNASYRICRIETGKVLVEDAHGQPPNIPFWFGEAPGRSDELSVAVSRLRAELVAMLDQEGAGARHWLTAGLGLSDAAAGQLIDYLAAARSALGELPTRETIVLERFFDEVGDSHLVIHSPYGSRVNRAWGLALRKRFCRKFNYELQAAALEDSIVISLGPVHSFPLAEVIGYLRADTVRDVLVQALLAAPMFPARWRWVATTALALRRFRNGRKVPPQFQRSDAEDLLAVVFPDQIACAENIVGDRQVPDHPLVSQALHDCLHELMDVGGLELLLRRIEAGSVRVEARDVTTPSPLAQEILTARPFAFLDDAPAEERRTQAVRTRHLLDPAVAGDLARLDPEAIARVVSEAWPDPRNVDELHDAIVLAGFIAAEEAGRAPAAAAWSAWLASLIAERRATVLVTAGGTRLWVAAERLAQLLAVLPDAVLTPVIAPVGAGSRGAAASAEDALRELLRSRLETLGPATVAELAAPLGCAAEAARFALLALESEGAVMRGRYRTPPQAEEEWCDRRLLARIHRYTLKRLREQVEPVSPATFMQFLFDWHGLGAARGEGAEALARAVHRLRGFPAPAAAWESALLPARVERYAGYDLDTLVGGGRYLWLRAGAEPGQRAAGPIRTTPIVLLERLEAQAWTGLPGHGGVAATGLSAGARSIRDALARDGATFFAELVQATGLLRTQVEQGLAELVAAGLVTADSFTGLRALLVPANRRASFSRPPRAGELSVDRAGRWALAASATTGTAREEALPIVARALLDRYGVVFRALLRREGWFLPSWRELVGVCRRLEARGEIRGGRFVNGFSGEQYALPEAVDALRARRRAGAPAEVVVSATDPLNLCGIVTPGPRVASAARNRVLYRDGTPVATCVGGEVSWLVPPDPGTEWAGRTLLIRSDRERFYVSAATRQN, encoded by the coding sequence ATGACCCTGCCAGACTTCCACCCCGCCGTTGCCGCCTGGTTCCGCGAACGTTTCGCGGCGCCGACGCCTGTGCAGCAGCGCGCCTGGCCGGCGATCCGCGGCGGGCAGCATGCGCTGCTCGCGGCGCCGACCGGCTCGGGCAAGACGCTGGCAGCGTTTCTCGCGGCCATCGACGCGCTGGTGTGCGAGGCGGAGGCGGGGCGGCTCGCGGACGAGGTCCGCGTGCTGTACGTGTCACCGCTGAAGGCGCTCTCGAACGATATCCGCCGCAATCTCGAGGAACCGCTCGCCGGTATCCAGCAGCGGGTGCTGCGGCCGCTCGGGATACGCGCTGCGGTACGCACCGGCGACACACCGGCCAGCGAGCGCGCCCGGATGCGGCGCGAACCGCCGCACATCCTGGTGACGACGCCTGAATCGCTGTACATCCTGCTGACCGCGGAATCCGGCCGGAAGATGCTCGGCAGCGTGCGGACCGTGATCGTCGACGAACTGCACGCGCTCGCCGACAACAAGCGGGGCGCGCACCTGATGCTGTCGCTGGAACGGCTGGAGTCGCTGTGCGCGACGGCCCCGTTGCGCGTCGGCATCTCGGCCACGCAGAAGCCGATCAGCCGCATGGCGGAGTTCCTGCTCGGGAGCCGGCCCGGGCACTGCGAGATCGTCGATGCCGGCTTCGTGCGCGAGCGCGATCTCGCGATCGAGCTGCCCGGCTCGGCGCTCGCGCCGGTCATGGCCGGCGAGGTCTGGGCGGAAATCTACGACCGTCTCGCGGATCTCGTCCGGGCACACCGGTCAACGCTCATTTTCGTGAACACCCGCCGCCTGGCCGAGCGCGTGGCGCGCCATCTCGCCGAGCGGCTCGAACCCGGGACCGTGACCGCGCACCACGGCAGTCTCGCCCGCGAGCATCGCCTCGAGGCGGAGGAGAAGCTCAAGACCGGCCGCCTGCGCGCCCTGGTGGCCACCGCCTCGCTCGAACTCGGCATCGACATCGGCGACGTGGACCTCGCCTGCCAGATCGGCAGCCCGCGTGCGATCGCGACGTTCCTGCAGCGCGTGGGTCGTTCGGGTCACGGCGTGGGCGCGCTGCCGAAGGGGCGGCTGTTCCCGCTGTCGCGCGACGACTTGGTGGAGTGCACGGCGTTGCTCGATGCGGTGCGCCGCGAGGAGCTCGACGCGATCCATCTGCAGGGCGCCGCGCTCGATGTGCTCGCCCAGCAGATCGTGGCGGAGGTCGCCTGCCGCGAGTGGCAGGTCGAGGACCTCTTCGGGCTCGTACGCCGCGCAGCCCCTTACCGGGAGCTGTCGCGCGAGACGTTCGGGCAGGTCGTGCAGATGCTCGCCGACGGGTTCACCACGCGCCGCGGCCGGCACTCGCTGCACCTGCATTACGACGCGGTGAACGGCCGGCTGCGCGGTCGCCCTGGCGCGCGGCTGACCGCGATCACCAACGGCGGTGCCATACCCGACCAGTTCGACTACGACGTGGTGCTGCTGCCTGCGGAACTGCCGATCGGCACGCTGAACGAGGATTTTGCCTTCGAGAGCCTGCCGGGCGACATCTTCCAGCTCGGCAATGCCTCTTACCGCATCTGCAGGATCGAGACCGGCAAGGTGCTGGTCGAGGATGCGCACGGCCAGCCGCCGAACATTCCGTTCTGGTTCGGCGAAGCGCCGGGGCGCAGCGATGAATTGTCGGTGGCGGTGTCGCGGTTGCGCGCAGAGCTGGTCGCAATGCTCGATCAGGAGGGTGCCGGTGCGCGCCACTGGCTCACCGCCGGGCTCGGGCTGTCCGACGCAGCGGCCGGGCAGCTCATCGACTATCTCGCCGCGGCCCGGAGCGCGCTCGGCGAGCTGCCGACCCGCGAGACCATCGTGCTCGAAAGGTTCTTCGACGAAGTGGGCGACAGTCACCTGGTCATCCACTCACCCTACGGCTCGCGCGTGAACCGCGCATGGGGGCTCGCGCTGCGCAAGCGCTTCTGCCGCAAGTTCAACTACGAGCTGCAGGCTGCGGCGCTGGAGGACAGCATCGTCATCTCGCTCGGCCCGGTGCACAGCTTTCCGCTCGCCGAGGTCATCGGCTACCTCCGCGCCGACACCGTGCGCGACGTGCTGGTGCAGGCGCTGCTCGCCGCGCCGATGTTTCCCGCGCGCTGGCGCTGGGTCGCCACCACGGCGCTCGCGCTGCGCCGCTTCCGCAATGGCCGCAAGGTGCCGCCGCAGTTCCAGCGCAGCGATGCCGAGGACCTGCTTGCCGTGGTGTTTCCCGACCAGATCGCCTGCGCGGAGAACATCGTCGGCGATCGCCAGGTGCCGGACCATCCGCTCGTCAGTCAGGCGCTGCACGATTGCCTGCACGAACTGATGGATGTCGGCGGACTCGAGCTGCTGCTCCGGCGAATCGAGGCCGGCAGCGTGCGCGTCGAGGCGCGCGATGTCACCACCCCTTCGCCACTCGCGCAGGAAATTCTGACCGCGCGCCCGTTTGCCTTCCTCGACGATGCGCCGGCCGAGGAGCGGCGCACCCAGGCGGTGCGCACCCGCCACCTGCTCGACCCGGCCGTTGCGGGCGATCTCGCCCGCCTCGATCCGGAGGCCATCGCGCGGGTGGTGAGCGAGGCCTGGCCTGACCCGCGCAATGTCGATGAACTGCACGATGCCATCGTGCTCGCGGGCTTCATCGCGGCGGAGGAGGCGGGCAGGGCTCCAGCGGCCGCCGCCTGGTCCGCCTGGCTCGCCTCACTCATCGCGGAGCGGCGCGCCACCGTGCTCGTGACCGCTGGTGGCACGCGGCTGTGGGTGGCCGCCGAGCGGCTCGCGCAGCTTCTTGCGGTGCTGCCCGACGCCGTGCTGACGCCGGTGATTGCGCCGGTCGGCGCCGGCTCGCGGGGCGCAGCGGCGAGCGCCGAGGATGCGTTGCGCGAACTGTTGCGCAGCCGGCTCGAGACCCTCGGGCCGGCAACGGTTGCAGAACTCGCCGCGCCGCTCGGTTGCGCGGCTGAGGCCGCGCGTTTTGCGCTGCTGGCGCTCGAGTCCGAGGGCGCCGTGATGCGCGGCCGCTACCGCACACCGCCGCAGGCGGAGGAGGAGTGGTGCGACCGACGGCTGCTCGCGCGCATCCACCGCTACACGCTCAAGCGGTTGCGCGAACAGGTCGAGCCGGTGAGCCCGGCCACGTTCATGCAGTTCCTGTTCGACTGGCACGGGCTCGGCGCCGCCCGCGGCGAGGGCGCGGAGGCGCTCGCACGCGCCGTGCACCGGTTGCGGGGATTCCCCGCGCCAGCCGCGGCCTGGGAGAGCGCGCTGCTGCCCGCTCGCGTGGAGCGGTACGCGGGCTACGATCTCGACACGCTCGTCGGCGGCGGGCGTTATCTGTGGCTGCGTGCCGGGGCCGAACCCGGGCAGCGTGCGGCAGGCCCCATTCGCACGACGCCGATCGTGCTGCTCGAGCGGCTCGAGGCGCAGGCATGGACCGGGCTGCCCGGCCACGGCGGCGTCGCTGCCACCGGGTTGTCGGCTGGTGCGCGCTCGATCCGCGATGCGCTCGCGCGCGACGGGGCCACGTTCTTCGCCGAGCTCGTGCAGGCGACCGGGCTGCTGCGCACGCAGGTCGAGCAGGGCCTGGCCGAGCTCGTCGCTGCGGGGCTTGTTACCGCCGACAGCTTCACCGGGCTGCGCGCGCTGCTGGTACCCGCGAACCGTCGCGCGAGCTTCTCGCGGCCGCCGCGGGCCGGCGAACTGAGCGTCGACCGCGCCGGGCGCTGGGCGCTGGCTGCATCCGCCACAACGGGCACGGCGCGGGAGGAGGCGCTGCCGATCGTCGCGCGGGCGCTGCTCGACCGTTATGGGGTCGTGTTCCGCGCACTGCTGCGGCGCGAGGGCTGGTTCCTGCCGTCGTGGCGCGAACTCGTGGGCGTGTGCCGGCGGCTGGAGGCGCGTGGCGAGATTCGCGGCGGGCGCTTCGTCAACGGCTTCAGCGGCGAACAGTACGCGTTACCCGAGGCCGTCGATGCCCTGCGTGCCCGGCGCCGTGCGGGCGCGCCGGCGGAAGTCGTGGTTTCTGCGACCGATCCACTCAATCTCTGCGGCATCGTCACGCCGGGGCCGCGCGTGGCATCGGCTGCCCGTAACCGCGTGCTCTACCGCGACGGCACGCCGGTCGCAACCTGCGTTGGCGGTGAAGTCAGCTGGCTGGTGCCGCCGGATCCGGGCACCGAATGGGCCGGGCGCACGCTGCTCATCCGCAGCGATCGCGAACGCTTCTACGTGTCTGCCGCGACACGCCAGAACTGA
- a CDS encoding CBS domain-containing protein yields the protein MQTVAEILNDKGRTVWSVKPTDTVLEALRVMADHDVGAVVVLDGEKLVGIFTERDYARKVVLIGRASRDSAVSAIMTHSVVCVSPERSLEECMALMTAKRIRHLPVLDHKRIVGLVSIGDLVKATIAEQEFTITQLQLYVTG from the coding sequence ATGCAGACCGTCGCCGAAATTCTCAACGACAAGGGCCGGACCGTCTGGTCGGTGAAACCGACCGACACCGTGCTCGAGGCGTTACGCGTAATGGCCGACCATGACGTCGGCGCCGTGGTCGTGCTCGACGGGGAGAAGCTCGTGGGCATATTCACGGAGCGCGATTACGCCCGCAAAGTGGTGCTGATTGGTCGTGCCTCACGGGACTCCGCGGTGAGCGCCATCATGACCCACAGCGTCGTGTGCGTCTCGCCGGAGCGCTCGCTCGAGGAATGCATGGCACTGATGACCGCCAAGCGCATCCGCCACCTGCCGGTCCTCGATCACAAGCGCATCGTGGGCCTGGTCTCGATCGGCGACCTCGTCAAGGCGACGATCGCCGAGCAGGAATTCACCATTACCCAGCTGCAGCTTTACGTTACCGGCTGA
- the fdhD gene encoding formate dehydrogenase accessory sulfurtransferase FdhD, with the protein MTGTRVRVPVRRIGAGAAGDGPPEQSDWVAVEAPLEIRVCFPGSDPAGENLLVTMRTPGHDADLARGLLFSEGLIGSAADLLEVIVADEGAGGRLLLVVPERLRERFSGAARNFYANSSCGICGRAALDALRARAPFEIADQALRFDAATLAGLPAALGAQQPGFTATGGLHAAAFFGPGGDIHAVREDVGRHNAVDKLIGAALREGRLPLAGQGLLVSGRASFEIVEKARMAGCPLVAAFGAASSLAIEAAWESGMTLIGFLRDGRCNVYAGPARVR; encoded by the coding sequence GTGACCGGAACCCGCGTCCGGGTGCCCGTCCGTCGCATCGGCGCTGGCGCGGCGGGAGACGGGCCGCCTGAGCAGAGCGACTGGGTAGCCGTCGAAGCGCCGCTGGAGATCCGCGTCTGTTTCCCGGGGTCCGACCCGGCGGGCGAAAACCTGCTCGTCACCATGCGCACGCCGGGGCACGATGCGGACCTGGCGCGCGGCCTGCTGTTCAGCGAGGGCTTGATCGGCAGCGCTGCCGATCTGCTCGAGGTGATCGTCGCGGACGAGGGCGCTGGCGGGCGCCTGCTGCTCGTGGTGCCGGAACGCCTGCGCGAGCGCTTCAGCGGCGCGGCGCGGAATTTCTACGCGAATTCATCCTGCGGCATCTGCGGGCGCGCGGCGCTCGACGCGCTGCGGGCGCGCGCGCCGTTCGAGATCGCGGACCAGGCGCTGCGCTTCGATGCCGCGACGCTGGCCGGCCTGCCGGCGGCACTCGGTGCGCAACAGCCGGGGTTTACGGCGACCGGCGGATTGCACGCCGCCGCGTTCTTCGGGCCCGGCGGGGATATCCACGCAGTCCGCGAGGATGTCGGCCGGCACAACGCAGTCGACAAGCTCATCGGTGCGGCACTGCGCGAGGGGCGGCTGCCGCTCGCCGGGCAGGGGCTGCTGGTCAGCGGCCGGGCGAGCTTCGAAATCGTGGAGAAGGCGCGCATGGCCGGCTGCCCGCTGGTCGCCGCCTTTGGCGCGGCGTCCAGCCTCGCCATCGAGGCGGCCTGGGAATCCGGCATGACGCTGATTGGTTTCCTGCGCGACGGGCGCTGCAACGTATATGCCGGCCCCGCTCGCGTACGGTAG
- a CDS encoding AAA family ATPase translates to MYRDQFRLSERPFTHAPGKRFFAASSATSEALTHLQHVLTARDSIAVLTGGPGVGKTTLAECAIAAIPDRVTVARVDLRYGEPEDLYAAILLAIGEEANAPRPVHALHALRHAMARFVREDQRLVLCLDVGSISTEVARHLLRVANLAGEHDCQMNIVLMGPHPLHQQLDLPALIQLRQRIAFRHRVRPLTLADTDRYIRHEIEAAGGDPTALVSSNLAAAVYCYVAGVPRLINTLLDAVFTDACLQKVERPDGNQVRRTAEALGWKPMTPASSQDAAQKAGATARPAPPRSAPPKVAIISAAAADRERQRSTQAPDKPAGEGRRVDLPPPSEMTLQLRRTAEGGDTGATGRFAAISLATEARSPTAEVFGSTEPAPRPVPAVPLIAMDATDTGATGMLRLQDLDERFAETIFGKEAEDAGHKRDK, encoded by the coding sequence GTGTACCGCGATCAATTCAGACTGAGCGAACGCCCCTTCACCCATGCCCCGGGAAAGCGTTTCTTTGCGGCCAGCTCGGCCACCTCCGAGGCGCTGACCCACCTGCAGCACGTACTGACCGCGCGCGACTCGATCGCGGTGCTGACCGGCGGGCCCGGCGTGGGCAAGACCACGCTGGCCGAATGCGCGATTGCGGCGATCCCCGATCGCGTGACAGTGGCGCGGGTGGACCTGCGCTACGGCGAGCCCGAGGACCTCTATGCCGCCATCCTGCTGGCGATCGGTGAGGAGGCGAATGCTCCGCGCCCGGTGCACGCGCTGCATGCGCTGCGCCACGCCATGGCCCGCTTCGTGCGCGAGGATCAGCGGCTCGTCCTGTGCCTCGACGTCGGCAGCATCAGCACCGAGGTCGCCCGGCACCTGCTGCGCGTGGCAAATCTCGCCGGCGAACACGATTGCCAGATGAACATCGTGCTGATGGGCCCGCACCCGCTGCACCAGCAACTCGACCTGCCCGCCTTGATCCAGCTGCGCCAGCGCATCGCATTCCGCCACCGCGTGCGCCCGCTCACGCTGGCCGACACGGACCGCTACATCCGCCACGAGATCGAAGCGGCGGGCGGCGACCCGACCGCGCTCGTGTCGAGCAACCTCGCGGCAGCCGTGTACTGCTACGTGGCCGGCGTGCCCCGACTCATTAATACTCTGCTCGATGCGGTGTTCACCGATGCCTGCCTGCAGAAGGTGGAACGCCCCGATGGCAACCAGGTCCGCCGCACGGCCGAGGCGCTCGGCTGGAAGCCCATGACGCCTGCCTCATCGCAGGACGCGGCGCAGAAGGCCGGCGCCACGGCGCGCCCTGCTCCGCCCCGCAGCGCTCCACCGAAAGTCGCGATCATCTCGGCCGCTGCGGCCGATCGCGAGCGCCAGCGCAGCACCCAGGCACCCGACAAGCCCGCCGGTGAAGGCCGACGCGTGGATCTGCCACCGCCGAGCGAGATGACCCTGCAACTGCGCCGTACCGCCGAAGGCGGCGACACCGGCGCAACCGGCCGCTTTGCCGCCATCAGCCTCGCGACCGAGGCGCGTTCGCCGACCGCCGAGGTGTTCGGCAGCACGGAGCCTGCGCCCCGCCCGGTACCGGCCGTGCCGTTGATCGCCATGGATGCCACCGATACCGGCGCCACGGGCATGCTGCGCCTGCAGGACCTGGACGAGCGCTTTGCCGAGACCATCTTCGGCAAGGAAGCCGAGGACGCGGGCCACAAGCGCGACAAGTAA
- the corA gene encoding magnesium/cobalt transporter CorA: MIQAYRFVVNRLEPVSAGELERPGADGLVWIDLQAPSVEEDRQVERQLSISLPTREEMEEIEVSARLYQEDGSSFMTLTAVTRIDTEEPATTPITFVLKGDTLVTLRYAPSRAFDTVLARARKPNSIPCASGELVMLALVEGLCDRMADALEGVGRAIDVLSRSIFRRKPGEKASVSTQELQNTIERIGQDGDLLTKVRESLVSINRVLTYHTTLDGPDKQKVKDARARAKLLYRDVVALSDQVTFLSNKVNFLLDATLGLINLQQNQIIKIFSVAAVVFLPPTLVASVYGMNFKLMPELRMEYGYPFAIGLMIVSAVLPYLYFKRRGWL, translated from the coding sequence ATGATCCAGGCCTACCGATTTGTCGTTAACCGGCTCGAGCCGGTGTCCGCTGGCGAACTGGAGCGCCCCGGCGCCGACGGCCTTGTCTGGATCGACCTGCAGGCACCGTCCGTCGAGGAAGACCGGCAGGTTGAGCGGCAGCTGTCCATCTCGCTGCCGACACGCGAGGAGATGGAGGAAATCGAGGTCTCGGCCCGGCTCTACCAGGAAGATGGCAGCTCATTCATGACGCTGACCGCGGTGACGCGGATCGACACCGAGGAGCCCGCGACCACGCCGATCACCTTTGTCCTGAAGGGCGACACCCTGGTCACGCTGCGCTACGCCCCATCACGGGCCTTCGACACCGTGCTGGCGCGCGCAAGGAAACCGAACTCGATCCCCTGCGCCAGCGGGGAGCTGGTAATGCTGGCACTGGTCGAGGGCCTGTGCGACCGCATGGCCGATGCCCTGGAGGGCGTCGGCCGGGCCATCGACGTCCTTTCGCGGAGCATCTTCCGGCGCAAGCCGGGCGAGAAGGCCTCCGTCAGCACGCAGGAACTGCAGAACACCATCGAGAGGATCGGTCAGGACGGCGACCTGCTGACGAAAGTGCGCGAGAGTCTCGTCAGCATCAACCGCGTGCTGACCTATCACACGACGCTCGATGGCCCCGACAAGCAGAAGGTGAAGGACGCCCGCGCACGCGCCAAGCTGTTGTACCGGGACGTCGTGGCACTCAGCGACCAGGTGACCTTCCTCTCCAACAAGGTCAACTTCCTGCTTGATGCGACGCTCGGCCTGATCAACCTCCAGCAGAACCAGATCATCAAGATCTTCTCGGTGGCTGCCGTGGTGTTCCTGCCGCCCACGCTCGTGGCATCGGTATATGGGATGAACTTCAAGCTCATGCCCGAACTGCGGATGGAATACGGCTACCCCTTCGCGATCGGGCTGATGATCGTCTCGGCCGTGCTGCCCTACCTGTACTTCAAGCGCCGCGGCTGGCTGTAG
- a CDS encoding FAD-binding oxidoreductase, which yields MSANPKHSTDLLQQLSAAIGREHVLSDPAEREFYAMDVYNFRELPLAVVRPGAAAELQAVVRIAAAAGIALVPRGGGASYTDGYLPATPESLLIDTSRMNRIVEINEEDMYVTVEPAVTWHDLWQALKARNLRSAFWGPFSGIKATVGGSASQNSASLGTGNYGISADAILGFEIVLANGEILRTGAHAAANGRPFFRWYGPDLTGLFCGDAGALGIKASISLRLIRQPPFDGAASFGFGSFEQMAAGMAAAARENVAADNFALDPKLQQGQLSKTDTKGAVTAALAVAKTARNPFEAAGKLARMGAAGKRFLAGHDYSAHYTVEGVSRAEVNGKLTVLRQAMAGHGEEIANTVPTVIRAMPFMPLYAILGPKGERWVPMHGIMPFSRVREFHERLTRLYADNAERMRRHKVDKGGMFLAVSTHGFLYEPVFYWEDDRTAFHKRYLPAEYLKTLPEYPANPDGRALVGELRGEIRRIFASVGAIHMQVGKTYPYMDGRQGEAARALRELKQQLDPQGIMNPGALQL from the coding sequence ATGTCCGCGAACCCCAAGCACTCCACCGACCTGCTTCAGCAGCTCAGCGCGGCGATCGGCCGCGAGCACGTGCTCTCCGACCCGGCGGAGCGCGAGTTCTACGCGATGGATGTCTACAACTTCCGCGAGCTGCCGCTTGCGGTGGTCCGGCCGGGTGCCGCGGCCGAACTGCAGGCCGTCGTGCGCATCGCGGCGGCAGCAGGGATCGCGCTGGTGCCCCGCGGCGGCGGGGCCTCTTACACGGACGGTTACCTCCCGGCGACGCCGGAATCGTTGCTCATCGACACCTCGCGCATGAATCGCATTGTCGAGATCAACGAGGAGGACATGTACGTCACGGTCGAGCCGGCCGTGACCTGGCACGACCTGTGGCAGGCGCTGAAGGCGCGCAACCTGCGCAGTGCATTCTGGGGGCCGTTCTCCGGCATCAAGGCGACCGTCGGTGGTTCCGCCTCGCAAAATAGTGCGAGCCTCGGGACCGGCAACTACGGGATCTCGGCCGACGCCATCCTCGGCTTCGAGATCGTGCTCGCGAACGGCGAGATCCTGCGCACCGGAGCGCATGCCGCCGCCAACGGGCGGCCGTTCTTCCGCTGGTACGGCCCGGACCTGACGGGGCTGTTCTGCGGTGACGCGGGCGCGCTCGGGATCAAGGCGAGCATCAGCCTGCGGCTGATCCGCCAGCCGCCGTTCGACGGCGCGGCGTCATTCGGCTTCGGTTCCTTCGAGCAAATGGCGGCGGGCATGGCGGCGGCCGCGCGCGAGAACGTTGCGGCCGACAACTTCGCGCTCGATCCGAAACTGCAGCAGGGCCAGCTCAGCAAGACCGACACCAAGGGCGCCGTTACCGCCGCGCTGGCGGTGGCGAAAACGGCGCGCAACCCGTTCGAGGCGGCGGGCAAGCTCGCGCGTATGGGAGCCGCGGGCAAGCGCTTCCTCGCCGGGCATGACTATTCGGCGCACTACACGGTGGAAGGGGTCTCGCGCGCCGAGGTCAACGGCAAGCTCACCGTGCTGCGCCAGGCGATGGCCGGCCACGGCGAGGAGATCGCCAACACCGTGCCGACGGTCATTCGTGCCATGCCCTTCATGCCGCTATACGCGATCCTCGGGCCGAAGGGTGAGCGCTGGGTGCCGATGCACGGCATCATGCCGTTCTCCAGGGTCCGGGAGTTCCACGAACGCCTCACGCGCCTGTACGCGGACAACGCTGAGCGCATGCGCCGTCACAAGGTGGACAAGGGTGGCATGTTTCTCGCGGTGAGCACCCACGGGTTCCTCTATGAGCCGGTGTTCTACTGGGAGGACGATCGCACTGCCTTCCACAAGCGCTACCTGCCGGCGGAGTACCTGAAGACGCTGCCGGAGTATCCCGCGAACCCCGACGGCCGGGCGCTGGTGGGCGAACTGCGCGGAGAGATCCGCAGGATCTTCGCCTCCGTCGGCGCCATCCACATGCAGGTGGGCAAGACCTATCCCTACATGGACGGTCGCCAGGGCGAGGCGGCGCGCGCACTGCGCGAACTGAAACAGCAACTCGACCCGCAGGGCATCATGAACCCGGGGGCGCTGCAACTGTAG
- the arsC gene encoding arsenate reductase (glutaredoxin) (This arsenate reductase requires both glutathione and glutaredoxin to convert arsenate to arsenite, after which the efflux transporter formed by ArsA and ArsB can extrude the arsenite from the cell, providing resistance.), whose amino-acid sequence MTDNTITIYHNPACGTSRTVLGLIRAAGHEPEVVEYLTAGWTRTQLEDILARMRARPRDILRTKGTPAAELGLLEPAATDGQILDAMVRHPILVNRPIVVTPRGARLARPADIVQEIL is encoded by the coding sequence ATGACAGACAACACCATCACGATCTACCACAACCCGGCCTGCGGCACATCGCGCACCGTGCTCGGCCTGATCCGGGCAGCCGGGCACGAACCCGAGGTCGTCGAGTACCTGACGGCCGGCTGGACCAGGACGCAGCTCGAGGACATCCTCGCGCGCATGCGGGCGCGCCCCCGTGACATCCTGCGCACGAAGGGCACGCCCGCCGCCGAACTCGGCCTGCTCGAGCCGGCTGCGACCGATGGGCAGATCCTCGATGCCATGGTCAGGCACCCGATCCTGGTCAATCGCCCGATCGTCGTGACGCCCAGGGGCGCCCGCCTGGCCCGCCCGGCCGACATCGTGCAGGAGATTCTTTAA
- a CDS encoding radical SAM protein has protein sequence MQYIEPLYRPPSEARSLILQVTNGCSWNRCTFCEMYTAPQKRFALKPQERIDAELAAVARAGMPARRVFLADGDVMTLSVRRLRLILESINRYLPAVQRISSYCLPRNLRHKSVAELAQLRALGLSLFYVGCESGDDLVLGRVRKGETYESSLAALGKIKAAGARSSVMILNGMGGARYSEQHAVNSARLMNAAQPEYLSTLVVSFPRGADRYQDGFGGEFEPLDQAGLFREMQVLLQALELGQTVFRSDHASNYLVLKGTLGRDKQRLLREVQTAIERPDAASLRPEWQRGL, from the coding sequence ATGCAGTACATAGAACCGCTGTATCGACCGCCGTCCGAGGCGCGTTCGTTGATCCTGCAGGTGACCAACGGCTGCTCCTGGAACCGCTGCACGTTCTGCGAGATGTACACCGCGCCGCAGAAGAGGTTCGCGCTCAAGCCGCAGGAGCGCATCGACGCGGAACTCGCCGCGGTGGCGCGTGCCGGCATGCCGGCGCGCCGGGTGTTCCTCGCCGACGGCGACGTGATGACGCTGTCTGTGCGCCGCCTGCGGCTGATCCTCGAGAGCATCAACCGCTACCTGCCGGCCGTCCAGCGCATCTCCTCGTACTGCCTGCCGCGCAATCTTCGTCACAAGTCGGTCGCCGAGCTGGCGCAGTTGCGCGCGCTCGGTCTGAGCCTCTTCTACGTGGGCTGCGAATCCGGCGACGACCTGGTGCTCGGGCGGGTGCGCAAGGGCGAGACGTACGAGTCCTCGCTCGCCGCGCTCGGCAAGATCAAGGCCGCCGGAGCGCGCAGTTCCGTGATGATCCTGAACGGCATGGGCGGCGCGCGCTACAGCGAGCAGCACGCGGTGAACTCCGCGCGGCTGATGAACGCTGCCCAGCCGGAGTATCTCTCGACGCTGGTAGTGAGCTTTCCGCGCGGTGCCGACCGCTACCAGGACGGCTTCGGCGGCGAGTTCGAACCGCTCGACCAGGCGGGGCTGTTCCGGGAAATGCAGGTTCTTTTGCAGGCGCTGGAACTCGGGCAGACGGTGTTTCGCAGCGACCACGCGTCGAATTACCTGGTGCTGAAGGGGACGCTCGGCCGGGACAAGCAACGCCTGCTGCGCGAGGTGCAGACGGCGATCGAGCGGCCGGACGCGGCCTCGCTCAGGCCGGAGTGGCAGCGCGGACTCTAG